A window of Elgaria multicarinata webbii isolate HBS135686 ecotype San Diego chromosome 2, rElgMul1.1.pri, whole genome shotgun sequence contains these coding sequences:
- the FKBP7 gene encoding peptidyl-prolyl cis-trans isomerase FKBP7: MPFGSRLYLVLQALALLPLRTEGASPADEVQIEVVHVPENCQSKSKKGDLLNAHYDGYLASDKSKFYCSRTQNDGHPKWFVLGVGQVIKGLDIAMLNMCPGEKRKVLIPPSLAYGEHGYEPAKIPPNATLIFEIELYAVTQGPRSVEAFSKIDADNDKKLSKHEINHYLKKEFERDGKKRDPSLHEDILVDIFKKNDHDGDGFISAKEYNVYQHDEL; encoded by the exons ATGCCTTTCGGCTCCAGGCTGTATTTGGTCCTGCAGGCTCTCGCCCTCCTTCCCCTGCGGACCGAGGGGGCGTCCCCCGCGGACGAAGTTCAAATCGAAGTCGTACACGTCCCCGAAAACTGCCAGTCCAAGAGCAAGAAGGGGGATCTGCTGAATGCCCACTATGACGGGTACCTGGCCAGCGATAAATCCAAGTTTTATTGCAG tCGAACACAAAATGATGGCCATCCAAAATGGTTTGTCCTTGGTGTTGGACAAGTAATTAAAGGCTTAGATATTGCAATGCTGAATATGTGCCCTGGAGAGAAACGGAAAGTGCTTATTCCTCCTTCCCTGGCCTATGGAGAGCATGGATATG AACCAGCAAAGATTCCACCGAATGCGACGTTGATCTTTGAGATTGAACTGTATGCAGTAACTCAAGGGCCTCGCAGTGTTGAAGCATTTTCTAAAATAGACGCGGATAATGACAAAAAGCTTTCGAAACATGAG ATAAACCATTATTTGAAGAAAGAATTTGAAAGAGATGGCAAGAAACGCGACCCGTCGCTTCATGAGGATATTTTGGTCGATATATTTAAAAAGAACGACCATGATGGAGATGGCTTCATTTCTGCCAAAGAATACAATGTCTACCAACATGATGAGCTATAA
- the PJVK gene encoding pejvakin isoform X1 produces MHNMFAAATKSFVKQVGDGGRLVPVRSLSEADKYQPLSLVIKKKSCFLCKRSKFVSTPFSLKDILQGEKEISAGISSYQLLNYEDKSDVALNGRRGNHIMNSAGVNIAGSDSLAVKASFGIVTKHEVEVPTLLRELTSRKMNFEHCLVRQSRESKRTVLCVVMESIRTTRQCSLSVHAGMRGDTMRFHIIDDHNYKGRDRAIVFPAHTTIAFSVFELYIRLDGNFELCVTPESKGGFEKEPSRSFSLTRLTNHLFHRNKRVMDIIAHSDNYLDDLFADYYEKATSMTDISTSYFREGAHVRVNLLNNNIPKGPCSLCGMGSSRRETVYGCLECSFNGQTFVRLHAVPCFDLWHKRVK; encoded by the exons atgCATAATATGTTTGCTGCTGCTACCAAAAGTTTTGTTAAGCAGGTTGGTGATGGAGGTCGATTAGTTCCTGTTCGTAGCCTCAGTGAAGCTGATAAATATCAACCCCTCAGTCTTGTAATCAAGAAGAAAAGCTGTTTCCTTTGTAAAAGATCCAAATTTGTTTCAACACCATTCAGCCTAAAAGACATTCTtcaaggagagaaagaaatatcAGCTG GTATTTCATCTTACCAATTACTGAATTATGAAGACAAATCAGATGTAGCACTCAATGGTAGACGAGGAAATCACATCATGAACTCTGCCGGGGTCAATATCGCTGGATCAGATTCCCTTGCAGTGAAGGCTTCATTTGGTATTGTAACTAAACATGAAGTTGAGGTACCAACATTACTCAGAGAACTAACTAGTAG aaaaatgaaTTTTGAGCACTGCCTTGTTCGCCAGTCCCGGGAAAGtaagaggacagttctctgtgtGGTCATGGAGAGTATTCGAACAACACGGCAATGTTCGCTGTCTGTTCATGCTGGCATGAGAGGTGACACAATGAGA ttccATATTATTGATGACCACAATTACAAAGGACGTGACAGGGCTATTGTGTTTCCTGCACATACAACTATTGCATTTAGTGTATTTGAACTTTATATTCGCTTGGATGGTAATTTTG AGCTCTGCGTCACTCCAGAATCAAAAGGAGGATTTGAAAAAGAGCCATCAAGATCATTTTCACTAACCAGATTAACGAATCATCTCTTTCATAGAA ACAAAAGGGTAATGGATATCATCGCTCACTCAGATAATTACTTAGATGACCTTTTTGCAGACTACTATGAAAAAGCTACAAGCATGACTGACATCTCCACAAGCTATTTCCGAGAAGGGGCTCACGTACGAGTGAATCTACTTAATAACAATATCCCCAAAGGTCCTTGTTCCCTGTGCGGAATGGGGAGTTCCAGAAGGGAAACAGTCTATGGTTGTCTTGAGTGCTCTTTTAATGGACAAACATTTGTACGATTACATGCTGTGCCTTGTTTCGACCTATGGCACAAGAGAGTGAAGTAA
- the PJVK gene encoding pejvakin isoform X2 produces the protein MHNMFAAATKSFVKQVGDGGRLVPVRSLSEADKYQPLSLVIKKKSCFLCKRSKFVSTPFSLKDILQGEKEISAGISSYQLLNYEDKSDVALNGRRGNHIMNSAGVNIAGSDSLAVKASFGIVTKHEVEVPTLLRELTSRKMNFEHCLVRQSRESKRTVLCVVMESIRTTRQCSLSVHAGMRGDTMRFHIIDDHNYKGRDRAIVFPAHTTIAFSVFELYIRLDGNFDKRVMDIIAHSDNYLDDLFADYYEKATSMTDISTSYFREGAHVRVNLLNNNIPKGPCSLCGMGSSRRETVYGCLECSFNGQTFVRLHAVPCFDLWHKRVK, from the exons atgCATAATATGTTTGCTGCTGCTACCAAAAGTTTTGTTAAGCAGGTTGGTGATGGAGGTCGATTAGTTCCTGTTCGTAGCCTCAGTGAAGCTGATAAATATCAACCCCTCAGTCTTGTAATCAAGAAGAAAAGCTGTTTCCTTTGTAAAAGATCCAAATTTGTTTCAACACCATTCAGCCTAAAAGACATTCTtcaaggagagaaagaaatatcAGCTG GTATTTCATCTTACCAATTACTGAATTATGAAGACAAATCAGATGTAGCACTCAATGGTAGACGAGGAAATCACATCATGAACTCTGCCGGGGTCAATATCGCTGGATCAGATTCCCTTGCAGTGAAGGCTTCATTTGGTATTGTAACTAAACATGAAGTTGAGGTACCAACATTACTCAGAGAACTAACTAGTAG aaaaatgaaTTTTGAGCACTGCCTTGTTCGCCAGTCCCGGGAAAGtaagaggacagttctctgtgtGGTCATGGAGAGTATTCGAACAACACGGCAATGTTCGCTGTCTGTTCATGCTGGCATGAGAGGTGACACAATGAGA ttccATATTATTGATGACCACAATTACAAAGGACGTGACAGGGCTATTGTGTTTCCTGCACATACAACTATTGCATTTAGTGTATTTGAACTTTATATTCGCTTGGATGGTAATTTTG ACAAAAGGGTAATGGATATCATCGCTCACTCAGATAATTACTTAGATGACCTTTTTGCAGACTACTATGAAAAAGCTACAAGCATGACTGACATCTCCACAAGCTATTTCCGAGAAGGGGCTCACGTACGAGTGAATCTACTTAATAACAATATCCCCAAAGGTCCTTGTTCCCTGTGCGGAATGGGGAGTTCCAGAAGGGAAACAGTCTATGGTTGTCTTGAGTGCTCTTTTAATGGACAAACATTTGTACGATTACATGCTGTGCCTTGTTTCGACCTATGGCACAAGAGAGTGAAGTAA